The nucleotide sequence TCTTCTTTTTTCCACCATCTTCCAATGTTTAAAAATTTAAATGGCAATTTATTCATTTTATTCAACTCAATTAAAAACTCCTTAGCAACTTTTTCAAAAACAAATCCCAAATATTGATTATAATCAGATTTTATCTCATCAATGTCAAAAATTCCCTCTTCAATCGCAGATAGGTTTGGAAAAATGCATCTAAAATAAAATGCAATAAAATTATCTTTAATGTAATATTTTCCTTTTTTTGCCTTTGAACTTTCGGTTATTGGAATTTCCCTCTCAATGAACTCTGTCTCAATTAGATTCTTTAAATATGGTGTTATATCCGAATGTCTAAGTCCCAAGTAATTCTTTATCTCCCCAAGTGAATGATTACCAAAGGAAATTGCTTCAAGTATCTTTTTGTAAGTTGTTGGCTCTTCAAACTCATATCTCATCAAAAAATCAACTTCATATCTCAAAAAACTATCAATTCTTTTAATTTCTTCCCCTAAATAATCCCAAAATGGCAGTTTGATTTTTTCAAGATAATATGGAATGCCATCAGCAAAACCATAAATCTCAACAAGTTCCTTCCAAGTTGCATTGGGGAAAAATTCCTTTAAATGCTTAAATTTTAACGGCCTAATTTTTAAAACGCCCGTTTTTCTCCCATAAAGTGGTGATTTATAACTTAAAACTTTCTCTCCCATCATGGATATTGACGAACCAAGAATAATAAGTTTTGTTTTTGTATCTTTCAAATGAACATCCACAATTCTTTGGAATAAGGAGAGAATATTTGGGTTTTCTTTAATTAAATTTGGAAACTCATCAATAATAATGATTTTATCCTTTAAAAAATTAAAATACGCTTCCCAATCCTCTTTGGCATACTCTATTGTTAGAACTACCTTTGATGCGTATCTTTTAAAATGCTTTAAATTATCCCCCT is from Methanotorris formicicus Mc-S-70 and encodes:
- a CDS encoding ATP-binding protein, which gives rise to MFINREEKLKALNEKLNSNKFEFVVIYGRRRIGKTKLALKSVENKEHIYYLAVEGDNLKHFKRYASKVVLTIEYAKEDWEAYFNFLKDKIIIIDEFPNLIKENPNILSLFQRIVDVHLKDTKTKLIILGSSISMMGEKVLSYKSPLYGRKTGVLKIRPLKFKHLKEFFPNATWKELVEIYGFADGIPYYLEKIKLPFWDYLGEEIKRIDSFLRYEVDFLMRYEFEEPTTYKKILEAISFGNHSLGEIKNYLGLRHSDITPYLKNLIETEFIEREIPITESSKAKKGKYYIKDNFIAFYFRCIFPNLSAIEEGIFDIDEIKSDYNQYLGFVFEKVAKEFLIELNKMNKLPFKFLNIGRWWKKEEEIDLMAINKKEKKALFVEVKWRNLKDRDVKKIFNDLERKSELVGLDNYEKYYSIIGKEIKNKENFKDYLVFDLEDFDIALNVKISHP